From a region of the Tachypleus tridentatus isolate NWPU-2018 chromosome 1, ASM421037v1, whole genome shotgun sequence genome:
- the LOC143249324 gene encoding protein CBFA2T3-like isoform X2, with protein sequence MPDSMDSNAKQATSSASVCEQVTNHKMHTVQAMTGTGSPHTTSIETPPSPPISLPLSTTMVCGIPFSDVPLTCNLRQLSKLKRFLSTLQQFGSEISPDVGERVHAFIMGLVNSSLTIEEFHQKVQDVTGYPLRPFVTPFLKSHLPMLHSEILHFARLAKQTPQQYLRQYEQAVLDSAAHPSGEPFEIFQLDSKENRKRPTPSDSDSRRQVENNGYNDTSSEGPYLPKRHLTLPNLNIGSRLSPAVTANSAHSNMSFRFDNSYVFRMRERDRYERYERTFQREVLEERDMEDEWKNIYTMLNCILGMVDKTKRALAILQQRSQVEWNEFSPWTRRHLEVGEFDMKKPSNDILTRCKSAEERVSEVRRRAEAVKEMKRQAVTELQKAVSTAESKANELLAAERIKMERLITEARRQGSEEALASINQQEDSIENCWNCGRKANETCSGCKVARYCGSFCQHRHWENHHKICGKNTDGSTSITTISSENSKVTKASTNSPVSEPD encoded by the exons CTATGACTGGAACAGGCTCTCCTCACACAACCAGTATAGAAACACCACCTTCTCCACCGATTAGTCTACCGCTATCTACTACCATGGTTTGTGGGATTCCATTTTCAGATGTTCCCTTGACTTGTAACTTACGTCAGTTGAGCAAACTAAAACGGTTTCTATCAACTCTTCAACAATTTGGAAGTGAAATCTCACCGGACGTAGGTGAACGTGTACATGCTTTCATCATGGGCTTAGTA AATTCTTCATTAACCATTGAAGAATTTCACCAGAAGGTTCAAGATGTTACAGGTTATCCTCTTCGTCCTTTTGTAACTCCGTTCCTGAAG TCTCATTTGCCGATGTTACACTCTGAAATACTACATTTTGCTCGGCTAGCCAAACAGACACCACAGCAATATCTAAGACAGTACGAACAAGCCGTTTTGGATTCAGCAGCGCATCCTAGTGGAGAACCTTTTGAGATATTCCAACTAGACAGCAAAGAAAATAGGAAAAGACCGACACCTTCTGACAG TGATTCTAGGCGACAAGTTGAAAATAACGGATATAATGACACAAGCTCTGAGGGACCTTATCTACCTAAACGCCATCTCACGTTACCGAACCTCAACATTGGATCTCGATTAAGTCCTGCAGTAACAGCCAATAGTGCGCATTCTAACATGAGTTTTAGGTTCGACAATTCTTATGTGTTCAGAATGAGAGAAAGAGATCGATATGAGAGATACGAAC GAACCTTTCAAAGAGAAGTTTTAGAAGAACGAGACATGGAAGATGAATGGAAAAACATATACACC ATGCTGAATTGTATTCTTGGAATGGTGGACAAAACAAAACGGGCTCTAGCGATCTTACAACAACGAAGTCAGGTAGAATGGAACGAATTCTCCCCGTGGACTCGAAGACATTTAGAAGTTGGGGAATTTGATATGAAAAAACCAAGCAACGATATTTTGACTCGTTGCAAGTCGGCTGAGGAACGTGTTTCTGAGGTTCGCAGGAGAGCTg AAGCTGTGAAAGAAATGAAACGTCAGGCTGTCACAGAACTTCAGAAAGCTGTTTCTACAGCAGAATCTAAAGCCAACGAGTTGCTTGCAGCGGAAAGAATAAAAATGGAGAGGCTTATAACAGAAGCAAGACGACAAGGATCAGAAGAGGCCTTGGCTTCTATTAATCAGCAAGAAGATTCTATAGAA AATTGCTGGAACTGTGGAAGAAAGGCAAACGAAACTTGTAGTGGATGTAAGGTAGCACGATACTGTGGCTCATTTTGTCAACATCGACACTGGGAAAACCACCATAAAATTTGTGGAAAGAATACCGACGGATCCACTTCTATTACCACTATTTCTTCAGAAAATTCCAAGGTCACCAAGGCCTCGACAAACTCGCCAGTATCGGAGCCCGACTAA
- the LOC143249324 gene encoding protein CBFA2T3-like isoform X1: protein MPDSMDSNAKQATSSASVCEQVTNHKMHTVQAMTGTGSPHTTSIETPPSPPISLPLSTTMVCGIPFSDVPLTCNLRQLSKLKRFLSTLQQFGSEISPDVGERVHAFIMGLVNSSLTIEEFHQKVQDVTGYPLRPFVTPFLKSHLPMLHSEILHFARLAKQTPQQYLRQYEQAVLDSAAHPSGEPFEIFQLDSKENRKRPTPSDSDSRRQVENNGYNDTSSEGPYLPKRHLTLPNLNIGSRLSPAVTANSAHSNMSFRFDNSYVFRMRERDRYERYERTFQREVLEERDMEDEWKNIYTMLNCILGMVDKTKRALAILQQRSQVEWNEFSPWTRRHLEVGEFDMKKPSNDILTRCKSAEERVSEVRRRAEEAVKEMKRQAVTELQKAVSTAESKANELLAAERIKMERLITEARRQGSEEALASINQQEDSIENCWNCGRKANETCSGCKVARYCGSFCQHRHWENHHKICGKNTDGSTSITTISSENSKVTKASTNSPVSEPD from the exons CTATGACTGGAACAGGCTCTCCTCACACAACCAGTATAGAAACACCACCTTCTCCACCGATTAGTCTACCGCTATCTACTACCATGGTTTGTGGGATTCCATTTTCAGATGTTCCCTTGACTTGTAACTTACGTCAGTTGAGCAAACTAAAACGGTTTCTATCAACTCTTCAACAATTTGGAAGTGAAATCTCACCGGACGTAGGTGAACGTGTACATGCTTTCATCATGGGCTTAGTA AATTCTTCATTAACCATTGAAGAATTTCACCAGAAGGTTCAAGATGTTACAGGTTATCCTCTTCGTCCTTTTGTAACTCCGTTCCTGAAG TCTCATTTGCCGATGTTACACTCTGAAATACTACATTTTGCTCGGCTAGCCAAACAGACACCACAGCAATATCTAAGACAGTACGAACAAGCCGTTTTGGATTCAGCAGCGCATCCTAGTGGAGAACCTTTTGAGATATTCCAACTAGACAGCAAAGAAAATAGGAAAAGACCGACACCTTCTGACAG TGATTCTAGGCGACAAGTTGAAAATAACGGATATAATGACACAAGCTCTGAGGGACCTTATCTACCTAAACGCCATCTCACGTTACCGAACCTCAACATTGGATCTCGATTAAGTCCTGCAGTAACAGCCAATAGTGCGCATTCTAACATGAGTTTTAGGTTCGACAATTCTTATGTGTTCAGAATGAGAGAAAGAGATCGATATGAGAGATACGAAC GAACCTTTCAAAGAGAAGTTTTAGAAGAACGAGACATGGAAGATGAATGGAAAAACATATACACC ATGCTGAATTGTATTCTTGGAATGGTGGACAAAACAAAACGGGCTCTAGCGATCTTACAACAACGAAGTCAGGTAGAATGGAACGAATTCTCCCCGTGGACTCGAAGACATTTAGAAGTTGGGGAATTTGATATGAAAAAACCAAGCAACGATATTTTGACTCGTTGCAAGTCGGCTGAGGAACGTGTTTCTGAGGTTCGCAGGAGAGCTg AAGAAGCTGTGAAAGAAATGAAACGTCAGGCTGTCACAGAACTTCAGAAAGCTGTTTCTACAGCAGAATCTAAAGCCAACGAGTTGCTTGCAGCGGAAAGAATAAAAATGGAGAGGCTTATAACAGAAGCAAGACGACAAGGATCAGAAGAGGCCTTGGCTTCTATTAATCAGCAAGAAGATTCTATAGAA AATTGCTGGAACTGTGGAAGAAAGGCAAACGAAACTTGTAGTGGATGTAAGGTAGCACGATACTGTGGCTCATTTTGTCAACATCGACACTGGGAAAACCACCATAAAATTTGTGGAAAGAATACCGACGGATCCACTTCTATTACCACTATTTCTTCAGAAAATTCCAAGGTCACCAAGGCCTCGACAAACTCGCCAGTATCGGAGCCCGACTAA